A region of Chiloscyllium plagiosum isolate BGI_BamShark_2017 chromosome 37, ASM401019v2, whole genome shotgun sequence DNA encodes the following proteins:
- the LOC122541481 gene encoding uncharacterized protein LOC122541481, whose product MGGKGSCLYKDRSTDNVKLEEIPSDSPLGKMLGNWEHNSRTRGKDKVIMIRYCCFVWTQESIKKSDIFWPKYGSDEDWLCQDLNIYVNSKEKQSRQEADYVVCWIGSQNMFVLKKKETEEKDEKPKTPSWDPLSNLPPPYYNRNDGPPSPSDSRPSPQPSAPPAEETPEEESEKGPEEDSTVSQVKTRSAVRKEEREQGGATQVYAFREVSIGNGEIGYVNAPLTSGEVRAFKKEMKNLIEDPVGLGEQLYQILGPNWYTWGEMMAILGTLFSGEERGMVRRAALREWEKRYPPGEEVTLAEQNSLIQIPDGRA is encoded by the coding sequence atgggaggCAAGGGAAGTTGTCTCTATAAAGATCGATCTACAGATAATGTTAAACTTGAAGAAATTCCGTCCGACAGTCCCTTGGGGAAAATGTTGGGAAATTGGGAACACAACTCTCGGACGCGGGGGAAAGATAAAGTTATAATGATAAGGTATTGTTGTTTTGTCTGGACACAAGAAAGTATTAAGAAATCTGATATCTTTTGGCCCAAATATGGGTCCGATGAAGATTGGCTGTGCCAAGACTTAAATATATATGTTAATAGCAAAGAGAAACAAAGCCGACAAGAGGCTGATTATGTAGTCTGTTGGATAGGGAGCCAAAATATGTTtgtcttaaaaaagaaagaaacggAGGAAAAGGATGAAAAACCCAAAACTCCCAGTTGGGACCCTTTGTCAAATTTACCTCCCCCTTATTACAATAGAAATGATGGACCGCCATCCCCCAGCGACAGTCGACCGTCGCCCCAGCCCTCTGCACCCCCAGCAGAGGAAACCCCGGAAGAGGAATCTGAAAAAGGCCCAGAAGAGGACTCCACTGTGAGTCAGGTTAAGACACGATCAGCAGTAAGGAAAGAAGAAAGGGAACAAGGTGGGGCAACACAGGTATATGCTTTCAGAGAGGTCTCCATTGGAAACGGCGAAATTGGATATGTTAATGCGCCGCtgaccagtggggaggtcagagcctttaaaaaggaaatgaaaaatctAATTGAGGATCCCGTGGGATTGGGGGAGCAATTATACCAGATTTTGGGGCCAAATTGGTATACCTGGGGGGAAATGATGGCAATATTGGGGACGTTATTCTCAGGAGAAGAAAGGGGTATGGTCAGAAGGGCGGCTCTGAGGGAATGGGAAAAGAGATACCCTCCGGGTGAAGAAGTAACTCTGGCTGAACAAAATTCCCTAATACAGATCCCCGATGGGAGGGCATGA